A region from the Stutzerimonas stutzeri genome encodes:
- a CDS encoding DUF4168 domain-containing protein — protein MTKLNTRLVSASFAALLMAAGATQVAAQQASPAPATQPAPAVQAADISDKKLEKFADSLGEIMEIREDFTAKLEKTGDPAEAQQLQQQANEKMMNTVQENDLSIEEYNAINQAVQNDPKLRDKVIAMIQS, from the coding sequence ATGACCAAGCTAAACACCCGCCTCGTTTCCGCCAGTTTCGCCGCGCTGCTGATGGCCGCCGGCGCCACGCAGGTGGCCGCTCAGCAGGCCAGCCCAGCGCCGGCGACGCAGCCTGCCCCCGCAGTACAGGCAGCGGACATCAGCGACAAGAAGCTGGAGAAGTTCGCCGACTCGCTGGGTGAAATCATGGAAATCCGCGAGGACTTCACCGCCAAGCTGGAAAAGACCGGCGACCCGGCCGAGGCCCAGCAGCTGCAGCAGCAGGCCAACGAGAAAATGATGAATACGGTGCAGGAGAACGACCTGAGCATCGAGGAATACAACGCCATCAACCAGGCCGTGCAGAACGACCCGAAGCTGCGTGACAAGGTCATCGCAATGATCCAGAGCTAA
- a CDS encoding sensor histidine kinase, whose protein sequence is MAHVAVWQGISTLRGALVLKVVVPLVAIMFGFSYLMLWTVERSSERRLQEEVELVARAVRLPLSDSLERKHDRTMQQVLESVLGVGRVYGAYLYDDEGELVAYAGAMQPDQDQSSIQELAADGKRRGGYQRIRGQEVYSYFLPLEQSGGRINGLLQVTRRWSDFERDTRRLRVTAGISSGLLSLLAVGIVLFGHWSAIGRHLQQLTQSMARVTGGERQHRAPRSGPAEIAALGQALNRMLDSIAEAEQQMAEQKAREAELEARLRRSQQLAAVGRLAAGVAHELGSPLSVIDGKAQRVLRSETLDDAPRKGLLQIRSQVQRLSEIVRQLLEFGRAAGRPVRRMPADVLAHSAAAAVADELASLEVRLDLQAPPDTLYCEVDPPRFEQALTNLLRNAAQASPGGQVRLRWWQDDNCLLFQVEDDGPGVAEQDRAALFEPFFTTKPVGKGSGLGLAVAHGVVSESGGRIELVDSPLGGAAFRISLALADEEHGDANG, encoded by the coding sequence ATGGCACATGTAGCAGTTTGGCAAGGTATCTCGACCCTGCGCGGCGCGCTGGTATTGAAGGTCGTCGTCCCGCTCGTCGCGATCATGTTCGGCTTCAGTTATCTGATGCTGTGGACGGTCGAGCGCAGCAGCGAGCGGCGTTTGCAGGAGGAGGTCGAGCTGGTCGCTCGGGCGGTGCGTCTGCCCCTGAGCGACAGCCTGGAGCGCAAGCACGATCGCACCATGCAACAGGTGCTCGAGTCCGTGCTCGGCGTCGGGCGCGTCTATGGCGCCTACCTGTACGACGACGAGGGCGAGCTGGTGGCCTATGCCGGGGCCATGCAGCCCGACCAGGACCAGTCCTCGATCCAGGAGCTCGCTGCGGACGGCAAGCGCCGCGGTGGCTATCAGCGCATTCGGGGGCAGGAGGTGTACTCGTATTTTCTGCCGCTGGAGCAGAGCGGCGGGCGCATCAACGGCCTGCTGCAGGTGACGCGCCGCTGGAGCGACTTCGAGCGTGATACCCGACGCCTGCGGGTCACCGCTGGCATTTCGTCCGGGCTGCTGTCGCTGCTGGCGGTCGGCATCGTGCTGTTTGGACACTGGTCGGCCATCGGCCGGCATCTGCAGCAGCTCACCCAGAGCATGGCGCGGGTGACGGGCGGCGAACGGCAACACCGCGCGCCACGCAGCGGACCGGCGGAAATCGCGGCGCTTGGCCAGGCGCTCAACCGCATGCTCGACAGCATCGCCGAAGCCGAGCAGCAGATGGCCGAACAGAAGGCCCGGGAAGCCGAGCTGGAAGCGCGTTTGCGCCGCTCGCAGCAACTGGCCGCCGTAGGGCGTCTGGCCGCTGGCGTCGCCCACGAGCTGGGCAGCCCGCTCAGCGTGATCGATGGCAAGGCCCAGCGTGTGTTGCGCAGCGAAACGCTGGACGACGCCCCGCGCAAGGGGCTGCTGCAGATCCGCAGCCAGGTGCAACGCTTGAGTGAAATCGTCCGACAGCTGCTGGAGTTCGGTCGCGCAGCCGGGCGACCGGTGCGGCGCATGCCGGCCGACGTGCTCGCCCATTCCGCCGCCGCGGCCGTCGCCGACGAGCTGGCCAGCCTCGAGGTGCGGCTGGATCTGCAGGCGCCACCGGACACGCTGTATTGCGAGGTCGACCCGCCGCGTTTCGAGCAGGCCCTGACCAATTTGTTGCGCAACGCCGCCCAGGCCAGCCCCGGCGGCCAGGTGCGCCTGCGCTGGTGGCAGGACGACAACTGTCTGCTGTTCCAGGTCGAAGACGACGGTCCGGGGGTTGCCGAGCAGGACCGTGCGGCGCTGTTCGAGCCCTTCTTCACCACCAAACCGGTGGGCAAGGGCAGCGGTCTGGGCCTGGCGGTCGCGCATGGCGTGGTGTCCGAAAGCGGTGGGCGCATCGAACTGGTGGACAGCCCGCTGGGTGGCGCGGCGTTTCGTATTTCTCTGGCGTTGGCCGATGAGGAGCATGGCGATGCAAACGGATGA
- a CDS encoding sigma-54-dependent transcriptional regulator: MQTDDSSPQRVLVVEDDDSLRQLLVEELEDRALQVRSVASAEDAVPLLESWEPDLVVSDLRLPGADGMALLRRVKAMQAAPAFLVITAFGSIQQAVAALKEGADEFLTKPLDLEHLGLAVSRALETRHLRDEVRRFQQLLSDDRFHGMLGRSRVMRSLFDQIRQLARAAGPVLVIGESGTGKELVARAVHAESDRAQRPFLAINCAGLPAELLESEFFGHAAGAFTGANRAHRGLFQQADGGTLFLDEIGEMPMPLQAKLLRVLQEGTIRPVGGERELSVDVRIIAASNRPLETAAGRESFREDLFFRLETFILQVPPLRDREEDRELLAAGFVAHFAARDGRPVRGLSRAALEQLRRYPFPGNVRELQNAMERAVTFCHGRNIELEHLPTRIASYQETAPEADAHALLGLMIDGPLLPTLDELEMRYIRHVLERVEGNKRRAAALLGIGRRTLYRRLGEQERDED, from the coding sequence ATGCAAACGGATGACAGCAGCCCGCAGCGGGTGCTGGTGGTGGAGGACGACGACAGCCTGCGTCAGTTGCTGGTCGAAGAGCTGGAGGATCGCGCCCTGCAGGTGCGCTCCGTGGCCAGCGCCGAAGACGCGGTGCCGCTGCTGGAAAGCTGGGAGCCGGACCTGGTGGTCAGCGACCTGCGCCTGCCGGGTGCCGACGGCATGGCGCTGCTGCGGCGGGTCAAGGCGATGCAGGCGGCGCCGGCGTTTTTGGTGATCACCGCATTCGGCAGCATTCAGCAGGCCGTCGCGGCGCTCAAGGAGGGCGCCGACGAGTTTCTCACCAAGCCGTTGGACCTCGAACATCTCGGCCTGGCCGTCTCGCGCGCGCTGGAGACGCGCCACTTGCGTGACGAGGTGCGGCGCTTCCAGCAACTGCTCAGCGATGATCGCTTTCACGGCATGCTCGGCCGCAGCCGGGTGATGCGCAGCCTGTTCGATCAGATCCGCCAGCTGGCGCGCGCGGCCGGTCCGGTATTGGTGATTGGCGAGAGCGGCACCGGCAAGGAACTGGTCGCCCGCGCCGTGCACGCCGAAAGTGATCGGGCGCAGCGGCCGTTTCTGGCGATCAATTGCGCAGGATTACCGGCCGAGCTGCTGGAAAGCGAGTTCTTCGGGCATGCCGCGGGCGCCTTTACCGGGGCCAATCGTGCCCACCGGGGGCTGTTCCAGCAGGCCGACGGCGGCACCCTGTTTCTCGACGAGATAGGCGAGATGCCGATGCCGCTGCAGGCCAAGCTGCTGCGAGTCCTGCAGGAGGGCACCATCCGCCCGGTGGGTGGCGAGCGTGAGTTGAGCGTGGATGTGCGCATCATCGCCGCCAGCAACCGGCCGCTGGAAACCGCGGCCGGGCGCGAGTCGTTTCGTGAAGACCTGTTCTTCCGCCTCGAGACGTTCATCTTGCAGGTGCCGCCGCTGCGTGACCGCGAGGAAGACCGCGAGCTGCTCGCCGCCGGCTTCGTCGCGCACTTCGCCGCCCGTGACGGCCGTCCGGTGCGCGGGCTGTCGCGCGCGGCGCTGGAGCAGCTCAGGCGCTATCCGTTCCCCGGCAACGTACGCGAGCTGCAAAATGCCATGGAGCGCGCCGTCACCTTCTGCCACGGGCGCAACATCGAACTCGAACATCTGCCGACGCGCATTGCCAGCTATCAGGAAACCGCGCCGGAGGCGGATGCCCATGCGCTGCTCGGGCTGATGATCGACGGGCCGCTGCTGCCGACGCTGGATGAGCTGGAGATGCGCTATATCCGCCACGTGCTCGAGCGGGTCGAAGGCAACAAGCGCCGTGCGGCCGCCCTGCTCGGCATCGGCCGGCGCACACTGTACCGGCGTCTGGGCGAACAGGAGCGGGATGAGGACTGA
- a CDS encoding putative bifunctional diguanylate cyclase/phosphodiesterase, whose translation MTLGKRALLVIFPVILIIQLLAATTAYLTQRASLLGLEQARLTQQLSALKSAYMDYEAFSRSVLYSIIDSQALRLFLRESNTAYRNETLGLRIQQSIRSLSTSRLSFVSFAIVQPDGAVAYYFESSLSPFATINTRQQQVILDARRATDPGEMTYLADADGGPLLLNTDFLLSASNSRPLPSQREAAFALQLAVRPERLLSLKQRLEQEYGAAVEIAPNLPPAPGGLSAEVELSRSLHARLTPAPDYIADRLWTLSLAFIIGGSLIGLITIGLLLLLIRRYVTDPISQLDSQLTDLLLCRRDALDEPSDGGEIGRLTLNMKTLHERNTAALQRIQDISWTDSLTLISNRAHFSVQASTMYDQCMQSGRQLALLFLDLDNFKQVNDQHGHDAGDALLKIFAKRVQGVLQRHHRAHPNTETAFARLSGDEFAVLLMADPDSDSLPSLTDAILALCRGGFALDDRLFPVSVSIGTAWYPADADSITQLLTRADTAMYQAKAEGKNVAVAFSAKLEQRNQRIRLVEDQLRQLDGDQQFRLVYMPAVDREGRVVSCEVLLRWHSPLLGTVSPGEFIPIAERAGLFPKIDSWVIDHALAGYPELVRLFGEGVILAINVSSAQLTDDRLCDYLIERAAHYGICSSRIEIELTETYAAELSNHTMAVVRAIRMAGFRVAIDDFGVGYTSIQQLLEYPADTIKLDMAIIERLTRPDMQESLGAIVAFCQAQGKRVNAEGVDTLEKQSALLRAGCDLFQGYLISPPRSVPALAEWVAVRDRSQSGLHLQALHAPTLAPS comes from the coding sequence ATGACGCTCGGTAAACGCGCCCTGCTGGTGATCTTCCCGGTCATTCTGATCATCCAGCTACTCGCCGCGACCACCGCCTACCTGACCCAGCGAGCCTCGTTGCTGGGCCTCGAACAGGCACGCCTGACGCAGCAGCTGTCAGCCTTGAAGTCCGCCTACATGGATTACGAGGCGTTCAGCCGCAGCGTGCTCTACTCGATCATCGACAGCCAGGCACTGCGGCTGTTTCTCCGTGAGTCCAACACCGCCTACCGCAACGAGACGCTCGGCCTGCGCATTCAGCAAAGCATCCGCTCGCTCTCGACCAGTCGGCTGTCGTTCGTCTCCTTCGCCATCGTCCAGCCCGATGGCGCCGTGGCCTACTATTTCGAAAGCAGCCTGTCGCCATTCGCCACCATCAACACCCGACAGCAGCAGGTAATCCTCGACGCCAGGCGTGCAACGGATCCCGGCGAGATGACCTACCTGGCCGACGCCGACGGCGGGCCGCTGTTGCTCAATACCGATTTCCTTCTGTCAGCCTCCAACAGCCGCCCGCTGCCCAGCCAGCGTGAGGCGGCCTTCGCCCTGCAGCTGGCCGTACGGCCGGAGCGCCTGCTCAGCCTCAAGCAGCGTCTAGAACAGGAATACGGCGCGGCGGTGGAAATCGCCCCGAACCTGCCGCCCGCGCCTGGCGGGTTGTCGGCCGAGGTCGAACTGTCGCGCTCGCTGCATGCGCGGCTGACCCCAGCGCCAGATTACATCGCCGACCGGCTGTGGACCCTGAGCCTGGCGTTCATCATTGGCGGCTCACTGATCGGCCTGATCACCATCGGCCTGTTGCTGCTGCTGATTCGTCGCTATGTCACCGACCCGATCAGCCAGCTGGACAGCCAGCTCACCGACCTGCTGCTGTGCCGCCGCGACGCTCTCGATGAACCCAGCGACGGCGGCGAGATCGGCCGGTTGACGTTGAACATGAAGACGCTCCACGAGCGCAACACGGCGGCACTGCAACGCATCCAGGACATCTCCTGGACCGACAGCCTGACCCTGATCAGCAACCGCGCCCACTTCAGCGTGCAGGCCAGCACCATGTACGACCAGTGCATGCAGAGCGGCCGACAACTGGCCCTGCTGTTTCTCGACCTGGACAATTTCAAGCAGGTCAACGACCAGCACGGCCACGATGCTGGCGACGCGCTGCTGAAGATCTTCGCCAAACGGGTACAGGGCGTGCTCCAGCGCCATCATCGAGCCCATCCGAACACCGAAACGGCGTTTGCCCGCTTGTCCGGTGACGAGTTCGCCGTCCTGCTGATGGCCGACCCCGACAGTGACAGCCTGCCGAGCCTGACCGACGCCATACTCGCGCTATGCCGCGGTGGCTTCGCGCTGGACGATCGTCTCTTCCCCGTCAGCGTCAGCATCGGCACGGCGTGGTACCCGGCCGATGCCGACTCCATCACCCAATTGCTGACCCGTGCCGACACGGCGATGTACCAGGCGAAAGCCGAGGGCAAGAACGTCGCGGTGGCCTTCTCGGCCAAGCTGGAACAGCGCAACCAGCGCATCCGCCTGGTCGAAGACCAGTTGCGCCAGCTCGACGGCGACCAGCAATTCCGCCTGGTCTACATGCCGGCGGTGGATCGCGAGGGGCGGGTCGTCAGTTGCGAGGTGCTGCTGCGCTGGCATTCGCCGCTACTGGGCACGGTATCGCCGGGCGAATTCATCCCCATCGCCGAGCGGGCGGGGCTGTTTCCGAAAATCGACAGCTGGGTGATCGACCATGCGCTGGCGGGCTATCCGGAACTGGTCAGGCTGTTCGGCGAGGGGGTGATCCTGGCGATCAACGTGTCCTCGGCACAGCTGACCGATGACCGCCTCTGCGATTACCTGATCGAGCGCGCCGCGCATTACGGCATCTGCTCCAGCCGCATCGAGATCGAGCTGACCGAAACCTACGCCGCCGAGCTTAGCAACCACACCATGGCGGTGGTGCGCGCCATTCGCATGGCCGGTTTCCGCGTGGCCATCGATGATTTCGGCGTCGGTTACACCTCGATCCAGCAGCTGCTCGAATACCCGGCCGACACCATCAAGCTGGACATGGCCATCATCGAGCGCCTGACCCGCCCTGACATGCAGGAGAGCCTCGGGGCGATCGTCGCGTTCTGCCAGGCCCAGGGCAAGCGGGTCAATGCCGAAGGCGTGGACACGCTGGAAAAGCAGTCCGCGCTACTGCGCGCCGGCTGCGACCTGTTCCAAGGCTACCTGATCTCGCCGCCGCGCTCGGTGCCGGCACTGGCCGAGTGGGTGGCCGTCCGCGATCGCTCGCAAAGCGGGCTGCATCTCCAAGCATTGCACGCGCCGACGCTCGCCCCGAGCTGA
- a CDS encoding ABC transporter substrate-binding protein, with translation MIPASPQVRRLCGAVLVAASLLVPAPAVRAAQTLTLLNWEEYLSEAVIERWQAETAVTIQQIYFDSGDKRDEVLAKPEHQIDLALTERISSGRFGERALLDPIEDKKLPNLRHVSKRWRDSCGPYSIPYLWGTLGIAYRIDRLDHAPRSWAELLKPAESQTPHIIMMEDHEDVLAAPLIYQQHSINTSSNDELRAAFAMLQGQSSTVLTYEYAITSLRDPRLIDQADMALAYSGDQLVLNEVEGIEGEPWRYVVPDEGTLLWVDCLSIPANTPNKALAYRFLNFISDPEIAALNAAQLAVATPNAAAQALLPEAIRQDPSIYPPEEVLGRSQVYESRPLEATQTRRRIISALINAHDAR, from the coding sequence ATGATCCCGGCTTCGCCTCAGGTGCGGCGCCTCTGCGGTGCCGTCCTGGTCGCCGCCAGCTTGCTGGTTCCCGCACCGGCGGTGCGCGCTGCACAAACCCTGACCCTGCTGAACTGGGAGGAATATCTGAGCGAGGCGGTGATTGAGCGCTGGCAGGCCGAAACGGCCGTGACCATCCAGCAGATCTATTTCGACAGTGGTGACAAACGCGACGAGGTACTCGCCAAGCCGGAGCACCAGATAGACCTGGCGCTGACCGAGCGAATCAGTTCCGGCCGCTTCGGCGAGCGCGCCCTGCTCGACCCCATCGAGGATAAGAAGCTGCCGAACCTGCGCCACGTCTCAAAGCGCTGGCGAGACAGTTGCGGCCCCTACAGCATTCCCTATCTGTGGGGGACGCTGGGTATCGCTTACCGCATCGATCGCCTCGATCACGCGCCGCGATCCTGGGCCGAACTGCTGAAGCCGGCCGAGAGCCAGACGCCGCACATCATCATGATGGAAGACCACGAAGACGTCCTGGCCGCGCCGCTGATCTACCAGCAGCATTCGATCAATACCTCCAGCAATGACGAACTCAGGGCGGCCTTCGCCATGCTTCAGGGGCAGTCGAGCACGGTACTGACCTACGAATACGCGATCACCTCGCTGCGAGACCCGCGCCTTATCGACCAGGCTGACATGGCCCTGGCCTACAGTGGCGACCAGCTGGTACTCAACGAGGTCGAGGGCATCGAGGGAGAGCCCTGGCGCTATGTGGTCCCAGACGAAGGCACCCTGCTCTGGGTCGACTGCCTGTCGATCCCGGCCAATACGCCGAACAAGGCGCTGGCCTATCGCTTCCTGAATTTCATCAGCGACCCCGAGATCGCCGCGCTGAACGCCGCGCAACTTGCCGTCGCCACCCCCAACGCCGCGGCTCAGGCGTTGTTGCCCGAGGCGATTCGGCAAGATCCGAGCATTTACCCGCCTGAAGAGGTACTGGGACGCAGCCAGGTCTACGAGTCGCGCCCCCTGGAAGCGACGCAGACACGGCGGCGCATCATCAGTGCGCTGATAAACGCCCATGACGCTCGGTAA
- a CDS encoding antibiotic biosynthesis monooxygenase, whose translation MSTEPVTLMVARRVRDGRYHDLLAWLHEGEQLAADFPGYLGSGVLAPPPGDDEFQIVFRFADEQTLDTWEHSASRRAWLQRGSELFGQPYEHRARGIDAWFGGTDSPPPPRWKQSVAIWLAFFPVSLLFNALFGNLLGELSLVARILLSTLALTPLMTYLFIPLSTRLLASWLHAPRRPQTPATKQPVSAR comes from the coding sequence ATGTCTACCGAACCCGTCACCCTGATGGTGGCCCGCCGCGTGCGCGATGGCCGCTACCACGATCTACTCGCCTGGCTACACGAAGGCGAACAGCTGGCCGCGGATTTTCCCGGCTACCTCGGCTCCGGCGTGCTGGCCCCACCGCCTGGTGACGACGAATTCCAGATCGTCTTCCGCTTCGCTGACGAACAGACCCTCGACACTTGGGAGCATTCGGCTTCGCGCCGGGCCTGGCTGCAACGTGGCAGTGAATTGTTCGGCCAGCCCTATGAGCACCGCGCCCGAGGTATCGATGCCTGGTTCGGCGGTACGGACAGCCCACCGCCGCCGCGCTGGAAGCAAAGTGTAGCGATCTGGCTGGCGTTCTTTCCGGTCTCGCTGCTGTTCAACGCGCTGTTCGGCAACCTGCTCGGCGAGCTCAGCCTGGTGGCGCGCATACTGCTCAGCACCTTGGCCCTGACCCCGCTGATGACCTACCTGTTCATACCACTGTCCACGCGCCTGCTGGCGTCCTGGCTGCACGCCCCGCGTCGCCCGCAAACGCCTGCTACGAAACAGCCGGTCTCCGCCCGCTGA
- a CDS encoding T6SS phospholipase effector Tle1-like catalytic domain-containing protein: protein MSGYVPNIPRTKRDAELKDAQPVDIHAERWAEYERHGSQPATSPEKIKLALRIGVFFDGTLNNATNAALGLACGAHHPIAAEDLDSNCKPYMAEPDSSYGNDVTNVRKLMSLHVDQTDAEDAGPQKHVSLSVYVEGIGTQSGEEDSALGYAMGRGATGVRNCVQRAFTMIGAAIGRAREANPGGDITALTFDAFGFSRGAAAARHFANEVVKGRQGPLGAALQGKARAFSKNFIDRYGYDINIGFIGLFDTVASVGGLANLGNVRSATAPGLNLYLPSKYFANVVQLVARDEIRANFPLSEVSPDHPEIILPGVHSDIGGGYLDDAEERVLVAPMQALVVGQRVDVTTTSIYQDAADARQRMIAAGWPASMLEIVTPEARLLPVDPQDRLAPRQKRVYAGLQLKRRVSGALSRVYLRVMHELARRHGVRFDDIPDEPQYLIPDELAELCDRFTRGDYRLTDREEAVLKHRYIHFSAHWNNPLGKKSSGGLKLIYFNAPNAGGVRQFHPHVAEWTLL from the coding sequence ATGAGCGGTTACGTACCCAATATCCCCAGGACCAAGCGCGACGCCGAGCTGAAGGACGCCCAGCCCGTCGATATCCATGCCGAGCGCTGGGCTGAATACGAGAGACACGGCAGCCAACCGGCCACATCACCCGAGAAGATCAAGCTGGCCTTGCGTATCGGCGTGTTCTTCGATGGCACCCTCAATAACGCCACCAACGCCGCGCTCGGCCTGGCATGTGGCGCTCATCACCCGATAGCGGCCGAGGATCTGGATTCCAACTGCAAGCCCTATATGGCTGAGCCGGATAGCAGCTATGGGAATGATGTGACCAATGTGCGGAAGCTCATGAGCCTGCACGTCGATCAGACCGACGCCGAAGATGCAGGCCCGCAGAAACATGTTTCGCTGAGTGTTTATGTCGAAGGTATCGGTACGCAGAGCGGTGAGGAAGACAGCGCACTGGGTTATGCCATGGGCCGGGGGGCTACCGGCGTTCGCAACTGCGTTCAGCGGGCGTTTACCATGATCGGCGCGGCTATCGGCCGTGCCAGGGAGGCAAATCCTGGCGGTGACATTACTGCGCTGACCTTCGATGCCTTTGGTTTCAGCCGCGGTGCCGCAGCGGCAAGGCATTTCGCCAACGAAGTGGTCAAAGGCCGGCAGGGTCCGCTCGGTGCGGCTTTGCAAGGTAAAGCGCGCGCTTTCAGCAAGAATTTCATCGACCGCTACGGATATGACATCAACATCGGTTTTATCGGCCTGTTCGATACCGTCGCTTCGGTGGGCGGCTTGGCTAATCTGGGTAACGTCAGAAGCGCTACCGCACCGGGGTTGAACCTGTATCTGCCGAGCAAGTACTTCGCGAACGTGGTCCAGTTGGTGGCACGCGACGAGATACGTGCCAACTTTCCACTGAGCGAGGTCAGCCCGGATCATCCTGAAATCATCTTGCCGGGCGTGCACTCGGACATCGGCGGTGGCTACCTGGACGACGCCGAAGAGCGAGTGCTGGTCGCCCCGATGCAGGCGCTGGTGGTAGGTCAGCGCGTCGATGTGACGACAACCTCAATTTACCAGGACGCAGCCGACGCCAGGCAGAGGATGATCGCCGCGGGCTGGCCGGCGTCCATGCTGGAAATCGTCACCCCGGAGGCGCGGTTGCTGCCGGTAGATCCGCAGGATCGGTTGGCGCCGCGGCAAAAGCGCGTATATGCCGGTCTGCAACTCAAGCGTCGGGTCAGTGGCGCGTTATCGCGAGTTTATCTGCGCGTCATGCATGAGTTGGCAAGAAGACATGGCGTTAGATTTGACGATATTCCTGATGAACCGCAGTATCTTATTCCCGATGAACTGGCGGAACTATGCGACCGTTTCACTCGCGGCGACTATAGGCTGACCGATCGCGAAGAAGCTGTTCTAAAGCATCGTTATATACATTTTTCTGCACATTGGAATAATCCACTCGGAAAGAAAAGCTCTGGTGGGCTTAAGTTGATCTACTTCAATGCGCCTAATGCCGGAGGCGTGCGCCAATTCCATCCTCACGTAGCCGAATGGACTTTACTGTGA
- a CDS encoding DUF2931 family protein: MRTVLALVGLLSLSGCQPIDPLSGEHDPKDPWWSLEFFAPLYMTGWVEASWVEDIHGKFFDHGTGGIIGTGNHGYDTELARGWPRGKSGSIHGVVGADLPKRVYVRWQSIVEPQTYRVWIDIPEEARQLMHTSTHRRCPETPDQPALYLAALHLGLAPGGIVQVWTRDECNRPVKVARAQAEIEPLGPSQGKTEGRYAYKINEKTKRYIDKYGIPYGSW, encoded by the coding sequence ATTAGAACTGTTCTTGCTCTGGTAGGGCTGTTGTCTCTATCGGGATGCCAGCCAATAGATCCACTATCAGGTGAACATGATCCAAAGGACCCATGGTGGAGTTTGGAATTCTTTGCGCCGCTTTACATGACCGGTTGGGTCGAGGCGAGCTGGGTCGAGGATATCCACGGCAAATTCTTCGATCATGGCACTGGTGGAATTATCGGTACTGGTAATCACGGCTATGACACTGAGCTGGCTAGAGGTTGGCCGAGGGGCAAGTCAGGGAGTATTCATGGAGTTGTCGGCGCGGACCTGCCCAAGCGAGTCTATGTCCGTTGGCAATCCATAGTGGAGCCGCAAACCTATCGGGTATGGATCGATATTCCCGAGGAAGCTCGTCAGCTCATGCATACCTCGACTCATCGGCGTTGCCCGGAAACACCAGACCAACCGGCCCTTTATTTAGCGGCTCTTCATCTGGGTTTGGCACCGGGCGGTATTGTGCAGGTATGGACCCGCGATGAATGCAACAGGCCGGTCAAGGTAGCCCGTGCGCAGGCGGAGATCGAGCCGCTCGGGCCTTCGCAAGGGAAGACTGAAGGGCGCTACGCTTACAAGATCAACGAAAAAACCAAGCGCTATATCGACAAGTACGGCATTCCATATGGAAGTTGGTAG
- a CDS encoding CDP-alcohol phosphatidyltransferase family protein, with amino-acid sequence MQDNRRPVTSRSQRWAMNLATYLINQGISPNQISVASIGFAAAAAASLLTSTGALASLVAIVFIQLRLVCNLLDGMVAIEGGKHSALGSLYNEFPDRIADSLLIVTLGYAVAEPSLGWFAALAAALTAYVRVFGGSLGLKQTFAGPMAKQHRMAVMTAGLALNIPEFLLFSTHHGLFAALIIIAAGSVVTCITRTRTVAGQLKEAT; translated from the coding sequence ATGCAAGACAACCGAAGACCCGTTACATCTCGATCTCAGCGTTGGGCAATGAACCTTGCCACGTATTTGATCAACCAAGGCATCTCCCCTAATCAAATTTCAGTTGCGAGTATCGGATTCGCGGCCGCGGCGGCTGCAAGTCTGCTGACGTCTACCGGTGCCCTCGCTTCTCTTGTGGCTATCGTGTTCATCCAGCTCAGGCTGGTATGCAACCTGCTCGACGGGATGGTGGCCATCGAAGGCGGCAAGCACTCGGCCTTGGGCAGCCTGTACAACGAGTTTCCGGATCGCATCGCGGACAGCCTGCTGATCGTCACGCTTGGTTATGCGGTCGCCGAACCCTCGCTTGGCTGGTTTGCCGCGCTTGCCGCCGCTTTGACGGCCTACGTGCGGGTATTTGGCGGATCGCTTGGGCTCAAGCAAACCTTCGCCGGTCCCATGGCCAAGCAGCATCGCATGGCGGTCATGACGGCTGGCCTGGCGCTGAATATCCCAGAGTTCCTTTTGTTCTCCACGCACCATGGCCTGTTTGCAGCGCTGATCATCATCGCGGCTGGTTCCGTCGTGACCTGTATCACCCGCACCCGAACAGTTGCCGGTCAGTTGAAGGAAGCGACGTGA